The genomic stretch CTCGCCGTGTGCCGCCAGACGCCCGCGCGGTGAGGTGAGCCGGAGTTCACCCGCGATCCGGGTGTCGATGCCGCGGCCGCGCAGCCGGAACCGGTCGCCGAGGTTGACCACCACGTCGAGCGCGAGGGCGCGCGCCGCAGCCGGCTTCGCGCCGTTGCTGCCCTCGGGGTCCTGCGCGTCGGGGTCGACCGGCGCGTCGCCGGGTCGGCGCACCACCACGTCTTCGGACACCGCCGGCGCGTCGGCCCGGCTGATGTCGATCAGACCTTCGTCGGTCCGGAAGCGGCCGTCCACGCCGATGCGCTCCTGGTCGAGTTGCACGGCGGCTTCGCCGGACACCACGACGCGCCGGTCCACCCGGGTCAGCAAGGCGAAGCGGCTCGCGATCAAGCGCAACTGGGCCTGCGGCTGCTCCCCCAGACGGGCGGCGCCGGTCAGCTCCACCGTGCCGTCGCCGGCGGCGAAACGGAAGGTCTCGATGCGCGCCGTGTCGCCCTGGAAGCGGATGTCCACCAACCCCTCGCTCAGCGCGACACCTTGCAAGGCGTTGCGGGCGGTCAGCCGCTGGCCGCGCAGCGCGCCGGTCAGGTTGGGCGCGCCGAACTGCCCCGACAGGTCCACCTGGCCATTGAGCTGGCCGCCCAGCCGCCACCCGGCGGGCACCCAGCCCCCCCAGGTCGCGAGGTTGTCGACCTGCACCTGCAGCTGTCCGTCGAGCGGCGCTTGCGGCTCGGGCCACAGCTGCGTGGCAGCGGTGCGCACCGTCTGCTCGCCGGCCACGCGGCCCAGATTGCTGCCGGCCACCAGCTCGCTGAAGCGCCACACGCCACCGGCCGCCTGCAGGCGCAAGCGCAAATCGCTCAAGCCGAGCGATTGCACGATGCCGTACTCGTTGATCTGCAGGTCGCCGCCCGCCCGGGCAATCTCGATGTCGGCCGTCAGCTCGGGCGCCGCTTTCACGGACACCCGCGCACCCAGCTTCAAGTCGCCGACCCAGCCGAAGTCCGGCTGCACGCGCTGCAGCAGCGGCGCTACGGCGAACGGTTCGATGTCCGCCTCGAGGTTCAGCTCCTGGCGGGTGGCGTCTTGCTGCCAGCGCGCCTCACGCCAGCGCAGCACGGCGCCCAGCACCTCGGCCTGGCCGGGTGACAGCGCGGCGCGTTGCCCGGTGTCGTCACGCATCCATTCGAGCGACACGTCGCGGGTCACGAACAGCGGCAGGCGCTCCGCAGGGGTGGCCGGTGCGGCCCCGCCCTCGAGCGGCCGCAGCGAGAGCTCATCGAGAACGCCGCGCCAGCCGCTCGCGTTCGCCGCGCCGCTGAGCAAGCCGCCGTGCAGGCGGGCCGCCAGGACGAGCGGGGCAGGGTTGGCCGGGCTGCCGACGCTGGCCGAGCCGCCGCCCGCGTCGGTGCCGGTGGAGGCCGCGGCCGCCGCGCGTTGCTGTGCCGGTGGGCGGAGCTGGGCGTCGAGCCGGAAGCGATGGTCGGCGCTACTGCCGTCGCCTTGCAACTCGGCGCTCGGCACTTCGAGTTGCTTCAGCTGCAGTTGTTCGGCGCGCAGTTGTGCCGTCATCGGGGCTTGCGTGTCGGTGCTGGCGTTCCACCGGCCTTGCAGGCGTTGCAACGCCAACAGGTCGCCCAACCGCAGCCCGTCGACCGCCACCTTGCCCTCGGTGTGGATGGTGGGCAGCGGCGGTGGCGGCGTGCTTGCGGCTGGCTTTTGCGGGGGGGTGGAGGCGGGCTTGCCGCGGGCCGCTTTGGCGCCGTTGCCGTTCGCTGGCGCTGGAGCGGCAGCGGCCGCCTGGGCAGCGATCCAGCCGCCCAGCGGGCCGCGCGCCTCGGCATCGAGTTGCGCGCTGCCTTGCAGGCCGGGGATGCCGAAGGCCTGCGCCAGAGGGGCGAGCCGCTGCAGCGTGGGTGCGTCGAGGTGCAGTTCGAGCCGGTCGTCGAGCGCCGCCGACCGGCCGGGCGCCGGCACGCGCAGCAGCGCTTCCAGCCGCGCCGCGTTGCCGGCGGCCTGCAATTCGCTGCGGGCGTCGACTCGGCCGGCGCCGTCGGCCTGGGCGTCCAGGTCCAGCGTGGCGGGCTGGTCGGCCACGATGCTGTCGTGCAGCCGCACCTTCAGGCTGCCGGCGGCGAGGCGCAGCAGCGCCGCGGTGTCGGCGGCCTCGGCCGGCAGCTGGAACTTGAGCGCGGCGTCGCCGTTGAGTTGGGTGCGCGCGCGCCGCCATCCCGCCTCGGCCGGGCCGGGCAGCCACAAGGCGGGATTGAAGGATTGCAAGGTCAGGCCGCCGTCGAGCGCCCATTGTTCGCCCCGCCGCTCGGCATGGCCCTTGGCATCCAGGCGCGCGGCGCCGGCACGGGCCTGTAGCACGTCGAGCTGATATCGGGTCGGCGTGGCCTGCGCCTGTAGGGTCAGCTGTACAGACTGGTCGGCCAAGGCGGCAGGGACGTTGGCGCGGGCGGGCGCGCTGACGGCACCGGCGAGTTGCGCCTTGAGGCGGGCCGACCGGAAGGCCGGTGCCGCCGCCGCCTGGGGGTCGCGGCGCCCGGCGCCCGCGTCCGCCGGGGCGGGCGGCGGCATCTGCAGCGCGACTTCGACCGGGCCGCTCAGCTGCAGCGGGGCCATGCGGCGGTCGAGGGCATCGAGCA from Caldimonas brevitalea encodes the following:
- a CDS encoding translocation/assembly module TamB domain-containing protein — protein: MWATLALIALAALGLVATLRWIAHSESGTQWALSMLARQLPGFTVRDVHGALLGDFRVARLSLMAGTTRVTLRDLQWQGLRVHDWQWHAPYLTLQARSLSAAGVEVLPGPKPAEERPPSPAPRSLRLPVALRLQTLRIDQIGFAPQQPPLTDLLAQGITLGVEQRVDRFSARWSGVVAEGRLQLQGDAPLLLQARIDVRGPGVPAPEAPATPSAPAASTALARPAAPASAPAEPKPLAGAVAEWARHLDMVLTARGPLERFETELTLHMQQQQLAASAQVTPFAPTPVAQLNAKFEKLDLATLLAPVAVKAPTTALTGTALVSLADGGRPGAPMSISADIGNTESGPWDAKRLPLRRVMVRASGVGDRWTLAEAELEAAGADQRKAGRLTAQGSWNAGQLDLKTQLDGLLLDALDRRMAPLQLSGPVEVALQMPPPAPADAGAGRRDPQAAAAPAFRSARLKAQLAGAVSAPARANVPAALADQSVQLTLQAQATPTRYQLDVLQARAGAARLDAKGHAERRGEQWALDGGLTLQSFNPALWLPGPAEAGWRRARTQLNGDAALKFQLPAEAADTAALLRLAAGSLKVRLHDSIVADQPATLDLDAQADGAGRVDARSELQAAGNAARLEALLRVPAPGRSAALDDRLELHLDAPTLQRLAPLAQAFGIPGLQGSAQLDAEARGPLGGWIAAQAAAAAPAPANGNGAKAARGKPASTPPQKPAASTPPPPLPTIHTEGKVAVDGLRLGDLLALQRLQGRWNASTDTQAPMTAQLRAEQLQLKQLEVPSAELQGDGSSADHRFRLDAQLRPPAQQRAAAAASTGTDAGGGSASVGSPANPAPLVLAARLHGGLLSGAANASGWRGVLDELSLRPLEGGAAPATPAERLPLFVTRDVSLEWMRDDTGQRAALSPGQAEVLGAVLRWREARWQQDATRQELNLEADIEPFAVAPLLQRVQPDFGWVGDLKLGARVSVKAAPELTADIEIARAGGDLQINEYGIVQSLGLSDLRLRLQAAGGVWRFSELVAGSNLGRVAGEQTVRTAATQLWPEPQAPLDGQLQVQVDNLATWGGWVPAGWRLGGQLNGQVDLSGQFGAPNLTGALRGQRLTARNALQGVALSEGLVDIRFQGDTARIETFRFAAGDGTVELTGAARLGEQPQAQLRLIASRFALLTRVDRRVVVSGEAAVQLDQERIGVDGRFRTDEGLIDISRADAPAVSEDVVVRRPGDAPVDPDAQDPEGSNGAKPAAARALALDVVVNLGDRFRLRGRGIDTRIAGELRLTSPRGRLAAHGEIRAQDGKYEAYGQEMDIERGVFTFVGEIGNPRLDIVAVRPNLDVRVGVTVAGSALAPRVRLFSDPALPDTETLALLITGRSYDSLAGNQTLLLQRAALALLAGEGGGDDSIMKRLPLDEISVRQTEGAVPETVVTLGKQISERVYVGYERGLSAAAGSWQLIYRIAQRFTLRAQSGEDSAVDLVWLFRWN